One Alphaproteobacteria bacterium genomic region harbors:
- a CDS encoding VOC family protein translates to MSTKPQAGEFCWNELMTSDTGKAKEFYGQLFGWTHQDMPMKNMTYTMFNSGEKMVGGLLQIPPQEQGKVPPHWMSYILVASLDESLNKAETLGAKVKMPPTTVEGMGRFAVIQDPTDAHIALWESAIP, encoded by the coding sequence TGTTGGAACGAGTTGATGACGTCTGATACCGGTAAGGCAAAAGAATTCTATGGCCAATTGTTTGGCTGGACGCACCAGGATATGCCGATGAAGAACATGACGTACACAATGTTTAATAGCGGTGAAAAGATGGTGGGCGGTCTATTGCAAATCCCCCCACAAGAACAAGGAAAGGTCCCTCCTCACTGGATGAGCTATATTTTGGTAGCCAGTTTGGATGAAAGCCTGAATAAAGCCGAAACATTGGGTGCTAAGGTAAAAATGCCGCCAACAACCGTTGAGGGCATGGGACGGTTTGCCGTGATCCAAGACCCAACAGACGCCCACATCGCCCTCTGGGAATCGGCGATTCCATAA